In Schaalia sp. JY-X169, the following are encoded in one genomic region:
- a CDS encoding BMP family protein — protein sequence MKKTMRFGALAAVAALGLAACGSAPESAPADQSGESGGTAAETTTDVKACMVSDSGGFDDKSFNQSGHDGLMRAKEELGVQVDQAESSSDADFIPNIENMVQGGCDIIIGVGFLMADAMDEAAAAYPETKFALVDSGFNAEHDNAKPLLFNTAEASYLAGYASAAMSTTGKVGTFLGMNLPSTAIFADGYVDGVEKYNEVHSEAVEVIGWDKAAQDGMATGNFEDVSKGKQFSEQLIQQGADVIMPVAGPVGAGSLAAAKENAGTMVVWVDADGALTNPDDASVILTSVMKQISAAVFDAIQSVVDDSFTSAAYVGTLENGGVGIAPWHDFEDKVSPELNEELEGLKADIISGTIVVESVNTPS from the coding sequence GTGAAGAAGACAATGCGATTCGGCGCTCTGGCCGCCGTTGCAGCACTGGGTCTTGCAGCCTGTGGCTCGGCCCCCGAAAGTGCACCAGCCGACCAGTCCGGCGAATCCGGAGGCACGGCTGCTGAAACCACCACCGACGTCAAGGCCTGCATGGTCTCTGACTCCGGTGGTTTTGATGACAAGTCCTTCAACCAGTCGGGCCACGACGGCCTGATGCGCGCGAAGGAAGAACTCGGTGTCCAGGTTGACCAGGCTGAGTCCTCGTCCGACGCCGACTTCATCCCCAACATTGAGAACATGGTTCAGGGCGGATGCGACATCATCATTGGTGTTGGCTTCCTGATGGCCGATGCAATGGATGAGGCTGCTGCTGCTTACCCAGAGACCAAGTTCGCTCTGGTTGACTCCGGCTTCAACGCTGAGCACGACAACGCCAAGCCGCTGTTGTTCAACACGGCTGAAGCTTCGTACCTGGCTGGCTACGCCTCAGCTGCAATGTCCACCACGGGCAAGGTTGGCACATTCCTTGGTATGAACCTTCCCTCGACCGCTATCTTCGCTGATGGTTACGTCGATGGTGTTGAAAAGTACAACGAAGTTCACTCTGAGGCCGTTGAGGTCATCGGTTGGGACAAGGCCGCACAGGACGGCATGGCCACTGGCAACTTCGAAGATGTTTCTAAGGGCAAGCAGTTCTCTGAGCAGCTTATCCAGCAGGGCGCAGACGTAATCATGCCTGTTGCAGGTCCCGTTGGTGCAGGCTCACTGGCAGCTGCCAAGGAAAACGCAGGCACCATGGTTGTGTGGGTAGACGCCGATGGCGCTCTCACCAACCCGGATGATGCTTCCGTGATCCTCACCTCAGTGATGAAGCAGATCTCCGCTGCTGTCTTCGATGCCATTCAGTCAGTTGTTGATGATTCCTTTACCTCAGCTGCATACGTTGGAACCCTTGAAAACGGTGGCGTGGGTATTGCCCCATGGCACGATTTCGAGGACAAGGTTTCACCAGAGCTGAACGAGGAGCTTGAGGGACTCAAGGCCGACATCATCTCCGGCACCATTGTTGTTGAGTCTGTCAACACACCTTCATAA
- a CDS encoding ABC transporter ATP-binding protein, protein MELELKGITKVFGPLVANDSISLTVKPGEIHALLGENGAGKSTLMNVLYGLYQPDEGQILIDGEPVHFSGPGDAVAAGIGMVHQHFMLVPVFTVAESVSLGYEPTKGVGGILNLKEARARVTELSDRFGFGLKPDSIIENLPVGVQQRVEIIKALSRDAKVLILDEPTAVLTPQETDELISIMKQLKESGTSIVFITHKLREIRAVADTITVIRRGKVVGQAKPTDSEKDLASMMVGRPVSLEVEKTPPKLGEVGLAFNEVSLVDEDGFTALDHVSFEVRNGEVLCIAGVQGNGQTEICEAIVGTQSIDGGTINLAGTDVNNVSIKKRFSDGLGYVPEDRSTDGMIATFSIAENLILNRYDQKPYATGVNMHPGIIKESAEKVTREFDVRLTNVEDPISTLSGGNAQKAILARELSRPIKVLVASQPTRGVDVGAIEFVHKRIIEERDGGTAVLVVSTELDEVYSLADRIAVMYRGGVVGIVSPDTPRDVLGLMMAGIPYEDAIAQAGAPASQEGKNNGE, encoded by the coding sequence GTGGAACTTGAGCTAAAAGGGATCACGAAGGTCTTCGGACCATTGGTAGCGAACGACTCAATCAGTCTCACGGTCAAACCTGGAGAGATTCATGCTCTGCTAGGTGAGAACGGTGCTGGTAAGTCAACGTTGATGAACGTGCTTTACGGCCTCTACCAACCTGATGAAGGTCAGATCCTTATAGACGGCGAACCCGTCCACTTTTCCGGGCCCGGTGATGCCGTGGCAGCTGGGATTGGCATGGTTCACCAACACTTCATGCTTGTGCCCGTGTTCACGGTTGCAGAGTCCGTTTCGCTTGGCTACGAGCCTACAAAGGGCGTCGGCGGAATCCTCAACCTCAAGGAAGCGCGTGCGCGAGTCACTGAGCTGTCTGATCGGTTCGGATTCGGACTCAAGCCTGACTCTATAATCGAGAATCTCCCTGTTGGTGTCCAGCAGAGGGTTGAGATTATCAAGGCCCTCTCCAGGGACGCCAAAGTGCTGATCCTCGACGAGCCGACCGCGGTGCTGACACCTCAGGAAACTGACGAGCTCATATCAATCATGAAGCAGCTAAAGGAGTCCGGTACTTCAATCGTCTTCATCACCCACAAGTTGCGGGAGATTCGCGCCGTTGCGGACACTATTACCGTTATCCGTCGCGGCAAAGTGGTGGGGCAGGCGAAGCCAACGGATTCTGAGAAGGATCTGGCTTCGATGATGGTGGGACGCCCAGTCAGCCTGGAAGTTGAGAAGACGCCACCCAAACTTGGTGAAGTCGGCCTCGCATTCAATGAGGTATCACTGGTGGACGAGGACGGATTTACCGCCCTCGATCATGTTTCCTTTGAGGTTCGCAACGGGGAGGTCCTCTGTATTGCCGGCGTGCAAGGCAACGGACAGACTGAGATTTGCGAGGCGATTGTTGGTACTCAGAGCATCGATGGTGGAACCATCAACCTTGCCGGAACTGACGTAAACAACGTCTCCATTAAGAAGCGTTTCAGTGACGGCCTCGGCTACGTCCCAGAGGACCGATCGACAGACGGAATGATTGCCACCTTCTCCATCGCGGAGAACTTGATTCTTAACCGTTACGACCAAAAGCCCTACGCAACCGGTGTCAATATGCACCCGGGAATCATCAAGGAAAGCGCTGAGAAGGTGACGCGGGAGTTCGACGTGCGCCTAACCAACGTTGAAGACCCCATCTCAACCCTGTCTGGCGGAAACGCGCAGAAGGCAATTCTGGCTCGCGAGCTCTCCAGGCCGATCAAGGTTCTGGTGGCATCTCAGCCCACCAGAGGTGTTGACGTTGGCGCTATCGAATTCGTTCACAAGCGCATCATTGAGGAGCGCGACGGGGGGACCGCGGTCCTCGTTGTGTCAACGGAGCTGGATGAGGTTTACAGCCTGGCTGATCGAATCGCAGTTATGTACCGCGGTGGGGTAGTCGGGATCGTTTCGCCGGACACACCCAGGGACGTCCTAGGTTTGATGATGGCTGGCATTCCTTATGAGGATGCCATCGCACAGGCGGGCGCTCCGGCCAGCCAGGAAGGGAAGAATAACGGTGAGTAG
- a CDS encoding ABC transporter permease: MSSPAVLDPQPPTLEPDTGPNEAKQWWKSFIKGVLSPSAGTIALAILLALVIGALIVVMFDPGVQAAAGYFFAAPGDFFAEAWRAFSGFFTALIRGSIFDWRQSSFQAAFRPLTESIVRATPLIIAGLAVAVGFTAGLFNIGVQGQLIIGALVGGYIGFAWNLPLGVHIIVAIIGAIIGGAIWGFIPGILKARLGANEVIVTIMLNSVAALFLAAMLQTQRFYGDGYPGKSTRVLSTGVYPSLLGSGFRLNFSIIAAILACIFVWWLLDRSTFGFEIRAAGANPDAAKTAGINVPLVVIMTMTLSGALAGLAATAPVLGTEKAITGGVAGSIGFDAITVALLGRSRPIGVFFAGLLFGALNAGGALMQSSAGIPVDIVLITQAIIVLTIAASEAIRASRERKKVKAQTVAKVEEKHEPDSDKSAQMEGVVA; encoded by the coding sequence GTGAGTAGTCCTGCAGTTCTTGACCCGCAGCCCCCGACTCTAGAGCCGGACACAGGTCCCAACGAGGCAAAGCAGTGGTGGAAGTCCTTCATCAAGGGTGTTCTCAGCCCATCGGCAGGAACAATCGCTCTGGCGATTCTCCTGGCATTGGTGATAGGCGCGCTGATCGTCGTCATGTTCGACCCGGGAGTCCAAGCTGCGGCTGGATACTTCTTTGCCGCTCCTGGAGACTTCTTCGCTGAAGCGTGGCGTGCATTCTCCGGGTTCTTCACGGCGCTGATTCGTGGTTCAATCTTTGACTGGCGCCAAAGCTCCTTCCAGGCTGCTTTCCGCCCCCTGACGGAGTCCATCGTTCGTGCCACCCCGCTGATTATTGCGGGCCTGGCAGTGGCGGTGGGGTTCACCGCAGGCCTGTTCAACATTGGTGTCCAAGGTCAGCTCATCATTGGTGCCCTGGTCGGTGGTTACATCGGTTTCGCATGGAACCTACCCCTTGGTGTCCACATCATTGTTGCGATTATCGGCGCGATTATCGGCGGAGCAATATGGGGTTTCATCCCGGGCATATTGAAAGCTCGGCTGGGTGCTAACGAAGTCATTGTTACCATCATGCTCAACTCGGTAGCCGCGCTGTTCCTAGCAGCAATGCTGCAGACACAGCGCTTCTATGGTGACGGGTATCCGGGGAAGTCGACAAGAGTCCTCTCAACCGGTGTTTACCCATCGCTACTTGGCAGCGGATTCCGACTGAACTTCAGCATCATTGCCGCGATCCTTGCCTGCATCTTTGTATGGTGGCTCTTGGACCGATCCACCTTTGGTTTCGAGATCCGCGCTGCTGGTGCCAACCCCGATGCCGCTAAGACTGCTGGCATCAATGTTCCACTTGTGGTCATTATGACGATGACGCTTTCAGGCGCCCTCGCAGGTTTGGCAGCAACGGCGCCGGTGCTTGGCACAGAGAAGGCCATCACTGGTGGTGTGGCCGGCAGCATTGGCTTTGATGCCATCACGGTCGCACTCCTTGGCCGATCTCGGCCCATCGGGGTGTTCTTTGCCGGACTGCTGTTTGGCGCGCTAAACGCTGGTGGAGCACTGATGCAATCGTCGGCGGGCATACCCGTGGATATCGTTCTCATCACCCAGGCAATAATCGTCCTCACGATCGCAGCATCCGAAGCGATACGCGCGTCCCGTGAACGAAAGAAAGTCAAAGCACAAACCGTGGCGAAGGTTGAAGAAAAACACGAGCCAGACTCGGATAAGTCAGCACAGATGGAAGGAGTTGTGGCGTGA
- a CDS encoding ABC transporter permease, translated as MSTVATTPSKSEDRTGVSADIVLPISWRDPVVNALMALTTVIMAIAANGESNISFGGATSWFAMGTVTVNAPLTIWIMAIIGLVFAAITFKLAIDRKPVPGWFLVVVGTAFVIGFLVLAVAGRPSAVLPVVSLLAGGLMFATPLVFGALSGVINERAGIVNIAIEGQLLFGAFAGAVTASIFGSSWAGLIGAPIAGALLGALLALFTIKYRADNIVVGVVLNMLALGVTSFLFSTLLSNSSHLNKPQRLPIIAIPVLQDLPIIGPVMFRQTILVYLMYAAVIILQFMLFNSRWGLRLRAVGEKPRAADTVGIRVNSIRWHNVLLGGAVAGLGGAFFTVGQGLAFSKDMAAGNGFIALAAMILGRWNPIGALTAALLFGFATNLGAVMQAVGAPVPAEYLLMIPYLVTILAVAGFVGAVRPPAAEGVPYP; from the coding sequence GTGAGCACAGTAGCTACCACCCCATCGAAATCTGAGGATCGCACCGGCGTCTCCGCAGACATAGTCCTTCCAATCTCTTGGCGAGATCCTGTTGTCAATGCGCTGATGGCGCTGACAACCGTCATCATGGCAATTGCTGCAAACGGAGAGTCAAACATTTCGTTTGGCGGAGCGACAAGCTGGTTCGCCATGGGGACCGTCACCGTCAATGCTCCGTTGACAATCTGGATCATGGCGATCATTGGCCTCGTGTTTGCGGCAATCACCTTCAAACTGGCCATTGATCGCAAGCCTGTCCCAGGCTGGTTCCTAGTTGTCGTCGGCACGGCCTTCGTGATCGGCTTCCTGGTTCTAGCAGTTGCTGGTCGTCCCTCGGCCGTGCTGCCTGTGGTGTCACTTCTTGCTGGTGGCTTGATGTTTGCGACACCGCTGGTGTTCGGTGCACTCTCTGGCGTCATCAATGAGCGCGCCGGCATTGTCAACATTGCGATTGAAGGCCAGCTTCTGTTTGGTGCATTCGCAGGTGCCGTCACTGCTTCCATCTTTGGCTCGTCGTGGGCCGGATTGATTGGTGCCCCAATTGCGGGTGCTCTTCTTGGTGCATTGCTGGCACTGTTTACCATCAAGTACAGAGCGGACAACATTGTTGTTGGCGTCGTCCTCAACATGCTGGCCCTCGGTGTCACCTCGTTCCTGTTCTCAACTCTCTTGTCCAACTCGAGTCACTTGAACAAGCCGCAGAGACTGCCAATTATTGCGATCCCAGTCCTGCAGGACCTTCCAATCATTGGCCCGGTTATGTTCCGCCAGACAATTTTGGTTTACCTGATGTATGCGGCTGTCATCATCCTGCAGTTCATGCTGTTCAACAGCCGTTGGGGCCTGCGCCTCCGTGCGGTTGGTGAGAAGCCACGCGCAGCAGACACAGTCGGCATTCGGGTGAACTCAATCCGTTGGCATAACGTCCTTCTCGGAGGCGCTGTCGCCGGCTTGGGTGGGGCATTCTTCACCGTCGGGCAAGGCTTGGCCTTCTCTAAAGACATGGCAGCGGGCAACGGCTTTATCGCCCTCGCCGCCATGATTCTGGGACGGTGGAACCCCATTGGGGCACTCACAGCCGCGTTGTTGTTCGGGTTTGCAACCAACCTTGGTGCTGTCATGCAGGCAGTTGGGGCTCCGGTCCCGGCCGAGTACCTGCTGATGATTCCTTACCTCGTGACCATCCTTGCGGTGGCAGGGTTCGTCGGGGCGGTGAGGCCACCCGCGGCAGAAGGGGTCCCGTACCCATAG
- a CDS encoding cytidine deaminase gives MTTRRIDEDVWRQLHEHAVAAMKTAYVPYSKFPVGAAALVDDGRIVTGCNVENASYGVGLCAECGLVSDLARTGGGRLIAFACVDGLEEPASPCGRCRQLLFEFGGKTLMVAMPEGIMSMAEVLPGGFGPDDLDRVWDAERNGTLEVEEEAE, from the coding sequence ATGACTACAAGAAGGATTGACGAGGACGTCTGGCGCCAACTACATGAGCACGCTGTAGCGGCCATGAAAACGGCCTACGTGCCATATTCAAAATTCCCAGTGGGGGCAGCAGCACTCGTAGATGACGGACGTATCGTCACTGGCTGCAACGTTGAAAATGCCTCCTACGGGGTTGGGTTGTGCGCGGAGTGCGGGTTAGTCTCCGACCTCGCACGAACCGGCGGAGGCCGACTGATTGCATTTGCGTGCGTAGATGGGTTGGAAGAACCTGCATCCCCGTGCGGAAGATGTCGGCAGTTGCTGTTTGAATTTGGGGGTAAGACCCTAATGGTGGCGATGCCGGAGGGGATCATGAGTATGGCAGAGGTACTGCCGGGCGGTTTTGGTCCCGACGACCTCGACCGCGTCTGGGATGCAGAGCGTAACGGAACCTTGGAAGTGGAAGAAGAAGCAGAATGA
- a CDS encoding thymidine phosphorylase: protein MPEAFDAVDVIRAKRDNNRLSDPMIDWVIDAYTRGVVTSDQMAALAMAIFLNGMSREEIVTWTTAMMNSGIRMNFDSLGRPTADKHSTGGVGDKITLPLAPLVAVFGVAVPQLSGRGLGHTGGTLDKMESIKGWQAEVSDKQMMEMLGQNGPGAVICAASADLAPADKKLYALRDVTATVDCIPLIASSIMSKKIAEGTDSLVLDVKVGSGAFMKDQAQARALAETMVALGTDAGVRTSALLTNMSTPLGLMIGNALEVQESIEVLAGGGPSDVVDLTVLLAEEMLRLAGKPDEDVRAALNDGRAMDHWRAMVEAQHGDLDAPMPKAKHSEVVYAESDGYVETMDAWGVGICAWRLGAGRTRQGEKLDLGAGVQIHAKPGDYIKKGSPLLTLFTDTPEKFARSIEALDGAIEIGSEKPTSVTPLVLDRIDAK from the coding sequence ATGCCTGAAGCATTTGACGCGGTTGATGTTATTCGCGCGAAAAGAGACAACAACCGGCTTTCGGACCCGATGATTGACTGGGTGATCGACGCCTACACCCGCGGGGTTGTCACCAGCGACCAGATGGCGGCCCTGGCCATGGCAATCTTCCTCAATGGGATGAGCCGGGAAGAGATTGTTACGTGGACAACCGCGATGATGAACTCCGGCATCCGCATGAACTTTGATTCTCTGGGGCGGCCAACCGCGGATAAGCATTCAACCGGGGGTGTGGGCGACAAAATCACGCTGCCGCTTGCACCACTAGTCGCTGTTTTTGGCGTGGCTGTCCCCCAACTATCGGGCCGCGGCCTGGGACACACCGGCGGCACACTCGACAAGATGGAGTCGATCAAGGGGTGGCAGGCAGAAGTCTCTGACAAGCAGATGATGGAAATGCTGGGCCAGAATGGTCCCGGTGCGGTGATTTGCGCAGCCTCAGCCGATCTCGCGCCAGCAGACAAGAAACTCTACGCGTTGAGAGACGTCACGGCGACGGTAGATTGCATTCCTCTGATTGCGTCTTCGATCATGTCGAAGAAGATTGCGGAGGGGACGGATTCACTGGTTCTTGATGTCAAAGTTGGCTCCGGCGCCTTCATGAAGGATCAGGCACAGGCACGTGCGCTTGCTGAGACGATGGTTGCCCTCGGCACGGACGCGGGTGTGCGGACGTCGGCGTTGCTGACCAACATGTCAACACCGTTGGGGCTGATGATTGGTAACGCCCTCGAAGTGCAGGAATCCATTGAAGTTCTGGCTGGCGGCGGTCCCAGTGATGTTGTTGACCTGACGGTATTGCTGGCTGAAGAGATGCTGCGGCTGGCAGGAAAGCCAGACGAGGACGTTCGGGCAGCTCTCAATGATGGGCGCGCCATGGATCACTGGCGGGCCATGGTTGAGGCCCAGCATGGCGACCTTGATGCCCCAATGCCTAAGGCAAAGCACAGCGAAGTGGTCTATGCGGAGTCAGACGGCTACGTAGAGACCATGGATGCCTGGGGAGTTGGCATTTGTGCGTGGCGCCTGGGTGCGGGGCGGACTAGGCAAGGGGAGAAGCTGGACCTTGGTGCTGGCGTTCAGATTCACGCCAAGCCGGGTGATTACATTAAGAAGGGCTCTCCGCTGCTCACGCTCTTTACCGACACACCTGAAAAGTTTGCACGTAGCATTGAGGCGCTCGATGGTGCGATTGAGATAGGTAGTGAGAAGCCTACGAGCGTCACGCCGCTGGTTCTCGATCGAATTGATGCCAAATAG
- the deoC gene encoding deoxyribose-phosphate aldolase yields the protein MTSREDVAGMVDHTLLKPEATAKDVQALIDEAVELGAYSVCVSPSMLPIEVPETLKVAVVVGFPSGAVKAGVKAFEAAQAAADGADEIDMVVNLAFVKEADYEAVEEEIQGVRDAAPDVVLKVIIESAALTDDEITATSKAAVNAGADFVKTSTGFHPAGGASTHAIELMRATVGPNIGVKASGGVRDAAAAEAMIAAGASRLGLSGTAAVLDGLQG from the coding sequence ATGACCAGTCGTGAAGACGTTGCGGGGATGGTAGACCACACACTACTGAAGCCAGAGGCGACGGCGAAGGATGTTCAAGCCCTCATCGATGAGGCGGTGGAACTTGGGGCCTACTCGGTGTGCGTGTCACCCTCGATGCTCCCCATTGAGGTTCCAGAGACACTGAAGGTGGCTGTGGTCGTCGGCTTCCCTTCGGGGGCTGTGAAGGCTGGTGTGAAGGCATTCGAGGCCGCCCAGGCTGCCGCAGATGGGGCAGATGAGATCGATATGGTCGTGAACCTGGCGTTCGTGAAGGAAGCTGACTACGAGGCCGTTGAAGAGGAGATCCAGGGTGTGCGCGATGCAGCTCCCGATGTGGTTCTCAAAGTCATCATTGAGTCGGCAGCACTGACTGATGATGAGATCACGGCGACGTCGAAGGCCGCCGTGAACGCGGGTGCAGATTTTGTGAAGACGTCAACGGGCTTCCACCCAGCGGGCGGTGCGTCCACCCACGCGATTGAGCTGATGCGTGCCACGGTTGGGCCAAACATCGGAGTTAAGGCTTCGGGTGGGGTGCGTGATGCTGCCGCTGCTGAAGCGATGATTGCGGCTGGGGCGAGTCGGCTGGGCCTGTCGGGCACGGCGGCGGTGCTGGACGGTTTGCAGGGCTAG
- a CDS encoding phospho-sugar mutase, which produces MSTTPFDRAAVETWIDDDPNMADAGELRGLLALSDDGDEGATAELADRFSGMLTFGTAGLRGHLGAGPNRMNRAVVIRAAAGLTNFLHSQLPDGFTVVVGYDARYGSHQFALDTAAVVEAGGGHALVFGTALPTPVTAFALRHLNADAAVMVTASHNPPEDNGYKVYLGGKVVTGAGQGTQIVPPFDAQILEQIEAVPSVASVPRAESGWEIIGDEIVDKYIERISQIVPDGPRDLKIVLTSMHGVGGETAMKALDRCGFKNVTVVAEQHEPDPDFPTVAFPNPEEPGALDLAFKTAREIGADIILANDPDADRSSAAIPDESSPSGWRQLTGDEVGSLLGRQKALEVAASTDPGELTSKMLANSIVSSRLLGKVAADLGLGHANTLTGFKWISRVPGIVFGYEEALGYCVDPDYVRDKDGISAGSKLAALAASLKAGDSNLGELLDELAQKFGLHATSPLTIRVDDLSLIAKGMANLRAGGLTEIAGSPVVTAVDLAKGSEDLPPTDGLLYITENDDRVVVRPSGTEPKLKCYIEVIEPVADGAVAAARVRAAQRLDAIKLAMQPAIGI; this is translated from the coding sequence ATGTCTACAACACCGTTCGATCGCGCGGCTGTCGAAACTTGGATCGATGATGATCCGAACATGGCTGACGCAGGTGAGCTTCGGGGTCTTCTGGCCCTCTCCGATGACGGGGACGAGGGCGCCACAGCAGAACTCGCCGACCGCTTCTCCGGGATGCTCACTTTCGGCACAGCTGGTCTTCGCGGACATCTAGGTGCTGGACCCAACCGAATGAACCGTGCGGTGGTTATCCGGGCGGCTGCTGGGCTCACCAATTTTCTCCATTCACAACTGCCGGATGGTTTCACAGTCGTCGTGGGATACGACGCGCGCTATGGATCGCACCAGTTTGCGTTGGATACCGCGGCAGTCGTTGAGGCCGGTGGTGGCCACGCCCTCGTCTTTGGGACTGCACTACCGACACCTGTTACTGCATTCGCACTGCGCCATCTCAATGCGGACGCGGCAGTGATGGTGACTGCTTCTCACAACCCACCCGAAGACAACGGCTACAAGGTCTATCTTGGTGGCAAGGTTGTCACGGGAGCCGGTCAGGGCACGCAGATTGTTCCCCCATTTGATGCCCAGATCCTTGAGCAGATCGAGGCTGTGCCATCCGTGGCATCGGTGCCTCGCGCTGAATCAGGCTGGGAAATCATCGGGGATGAGATTGTTGACAAGTACATTGAGCGAATATCCCAGATCGTCCCGGACGGACCCCGTGACCTGAAGATTGTTCTCACGTCAATGCACGGTGTTGGCGGGGAAACCGCTATGAAGGCACTGGACCGGTGCGGGTTCAAGAATGTCACTGTTGTTGCCGAGCAGCACGAGCCGGACCCCGATTTCCCAACGGTTGCGTTCCCGAACCCGGAAGAGCCCGGAGCTCTTGACCTTGCCTTTAAGACAGCGCGCGAAATCGGCGCTGACATCATCTTGGCGAATGACCCTGATGCGGATCGCTCGTCGGCGGCCATTCCTGATGAGTCGTCACCCTCTGGATGGCGTCAGCTCACGGGCGATGAGGTTGGCTCACTTCTTGGTCGCCAAAAGGCTCTGGAAGTCGCGGCCTCCACAGATCCCGGCGAGCTCACTTCAAAGATGCTTGCGAACTCGATCGTTTCTTCTCGCCTACTTGGGAAAGTGGCAGCCGACCTCGGTTTAGGCCATGCCAATACCCTGACGGGATTCAAGTGGATTTCCCGGGTCCCCGGCATTGTTTTCGGCTACGAAGAGGCGTTGGGGTACTGTGTGGACCCCGACTACGTCCGCGACAAGGATGGTATTTCAGCAGGGTCAAAGCTGGCGGCGTTGGCGGCATCCTTGAAAGCCGGGGACAGCAATCTTGGTGAGCTGCTTGATGAGTTGGCCCAGAAGTTCGGTCTTCACGCAACATCCCCCCTGACAATCCGCGTTGATGATCTCAGCCTGATTGCGAAGGGGATGGCAAATCTGCGCGCAGGCGGGCTGACAGAGATCGCCGGATCTCCGGTGGTTACAGCGGTGGACTTGGCTAAGGGTTCCGAGGACCTTCCTCCGACCGATGGGCTTTTGTACATCACTGAGAATGACGATCGCGTCGTTGTGCGCCCATCGGGGACCGAGCCGAAGCTGAAGTGCTATATCGAGGTCATCGAGCCGGTTGCGGATGGCGCGGTTGCCGCGGCGCGCGTTCGGGCCGCTCAGCGTCTCGATGCAATCAAGTTGGCGATGCAGCCGGCGATCGGTATCTGA
- a CDS encoding purine-nucleoside phosphorylase, which translates to MTKEDLTTGPFDLAAQAAEAIKAHSGIQTYDIALVLGSGWGGAADLIGETIDEIDAAQVPGFSAPAVAGHTATMRTIRIYGSDKVALVLGSRTHYYEGKGVRAVAHGMRTAAALGCDQVVLTNGCGGLNVEWKPGQVVLISDHINLTAESPLEGANFVDLTDLYSPRLRTLARTVDASLPEGVYVQFRGPHYETPAEVNMARVIGGNLVGMSTTLEAIAAREVGLEILGLSLMTNLAAGISPEPLSHEEVIEAGAEAGPRIARLLADVVQKM; encoded by the coding sequence ATGACCAAAGAAGATCTAACTACAGGCCCATTCGACCTCGCAGCGCAAGCAGCTGAGGCGATCAAGGCCCACTCAGGTATACAAACGTACGATATTGCTCTTGTGCTTGGCTCCGGCTGGGGAGGCGCGGCAGACCTCATCGGTGAAACGATTGATGAGATTGATGCCGCCCAGGTCCCAGGGTTCTCAGCCCCCGCCGTTGCCGGACACACCGCGACCATGCGCACTATCCGCATATATGGAAGTGACAAGGTCGCCCTCGTCCTTGGATCAAGGACCCACTACTACGAGGGTAAAGGGGTTCGCGCCGTCGCACATGGGATGCGCACCGCGGCCGCCCTCGGCTGCGACCAGGTCGTCCTCACCAACGGATGCGGCGGTCTCAACGTCGAATGGAAGCCTGGACAGGTCGTCCTCATCAGTGACCACATCAACCTGACGGCAGAGTCTCCCCTAGAGGGCGCCAACTTTGTTGACTTGACGGACCTGTATTCACCGCGTCTGCGCACCCTGGCACGGACAGTGGATGCCTCTCTTCCCGAGGGCGTCTACGTTCAGTTCCGCGGTCCCCACTATGAAACGCCGGCTGAGGTCAATATGGCTCGGGTTATCGGCGGGAACCTGGTGGGCATGTCCACCACGTTGGAGGCCATCGCAGCACGTGAGGTTGGGCTTGAGATTCTCGGGCTGTCACTGATGACTAACCTCGCCGCTGGGATTTCGCCTGAGCCCCTGTCTCACGAAGAAGTTATTGAAGCAGGCGCCGAGGCCGGGCCGCGTATCGCCCGACTTCTCGCCGACGTCGTCCAGAAGATGTAA